The Microbacterium forte sequence ATCCGCTATCCGGGTGGGCACCTGCATGCCGGTGGTTCGTCGGTACAGCTCGTCGATGAGGTCGGTGGCGAGGCCGACGAGCTTCGCGATCTCGCGGTCGTCGCGATCGATCCAGACGCAGCGGGGCTCATCGTGGATCGGAGCGAAGTCGACGTGCTCCTCCCAGACGAAGAGAGTGCGCTCGGCGCCGAGCACGTGCTGCTGCCACCAGATCTGGCGGAGGTAGGTGCGGGGGATGCCGCGGAACGCCTTGTTCGTGGTCTTGATCTCGGCGAGCTTCACGCGGCCGTCCGCGTCGACGGCGATGCCGTCGGGGGTCGCCAGGTGCCGGTGCTCGACCTCGGCGCGGAACAGGGCGGACGACGGCAGGATGCCGTGGGTCGCCGCCACCCAGGCGGCGATCTCGGGCTCGCGGCGTCTCCCGTGATCGGTATAGGCGTTGCCTCCGAAGCGGGGGCCACCGCCGAGCTTCGAGTCGGCCGCGCGCGCGATCGACCTCTCGCTCGTGAGTCCGGCGACGTCCGTGGCGGTGATCCCGCGCGAGCGTGCCCTCATCCAGGCCACGCGGTCGCGGGAGTCCGCGACGATGCGAGCTTGGAGTTCGGGGGTCACCTATCGAGGGTAACCCCGGTCGCCGACTCTCCCTCCCGCACACGCCGCTCCGTGGCATCCCCCGGGCTCTCTCCGCGTCGGAAAGGGGTCAGCCGAGCTCAGGCCACCCCTGGGGGCCGAAGGATCCGGCGACGTAGTCGTCGAGCGGCACATCGCCCTGCCGCCACGCCTCGAGGATCGGGGCCACGATGCGCCAGGACTGTTCGGCGGCGTCGCCGCGCACTGCCAGCATCGGGTCGCCGTCCAAGACGCCGGACAGGACCTCGGCATACGCCTTGAGCGCACCCTCTCCGAGCTCGGCCGACAACGTGGCCCGCTCCAGCTCGAACGGGTCCTCGGACGCATTGAGGTTCAGCTCGAGGGACATCCGGTCCGGTCCCAGCGAGAACCGCAGCACCGCGCCGTCCGACGTGCCCGTGAGTCCCCGTGGCAGGTGGCGGACCGGACGGAAGCGCACGACGATCTCCCTTGCAGGCGTGCCGAGGGCTTTGCCGGAGCGGAGCCGGAACGGGATCCCCGCCCATCGGGCGTTCCGCACCTCGAACGTCGCCTCGGCGAGCGTCTCGGTCTGGCGGTCGGGGTCGACCCCCGGCTCGTCGACGTACGACGGCTTCGCCGCGCCGTCGATCTCTCCTGCGGTGTATCGGGCTCGACGCGACGACCCCGCGGGGTCGTCGCCCCACACCGCGGTCGCACGCAGCACCGCAGAGGTCGCGGCCCGGAAGTCGATCTCATCGAGAGTCGCCGGCTCCTCCATCGCGAGCACGGCGAGCACCTGCAGCAGGTGGCTCTGGATCATGTCGACCAGTGCGCCCGCTTTGTCGTAGTAGCCCGCGCGTCCCTCCAGCGCCAGCGACTCGTCGTAGACGATGTCGACCGACTCGATGCTCTCGGCAGACCAGAGCGGCTCGAGGATGCGGTTCGCGAACCGCGCCCCGAGGAGGTTGAGCGTGGTCGAGCGGCCGAGGAAGTGGTCGACCCGAAACACCTGGCTCTCGGGCACGAGGTCGGTCAACGTCCGGTTCAGCTCTTCGGCGCTCGCCTCGTCCGTGCCGAAGGGCTTCTCCATGACGAGCATCGCGCCCGCCGGCAGCATGTCGGGGGTGAGAGTCGCGACAGATGCCGCGGCCACGGCGGGCGGCACGGCGAAGTAGAGCGCGACCTGCCCGGTGCAGTCCTTCAATAGTGCGCGGAGGTCGTCCGGATGTGTGATGTCGGTCCGCGTGTACGTCACGTCCACGCGGGACGCGGCGTCCTCGGCATCCATCGACGCGAACGACGCGCGGACGACGGACTCGAGATCCGCGTCGGTCCACTCCTCGCGGTCGGCGCCGACGATGCGCACCGCGCGGGAGGGCTCCCGCGTCAGCAGCTGTCCCAGCGCGGGGAGGAGGAGCCGGGCGGTGAGGTCGCCACCGGCCCCGAGGATCACCAGCGTCGTCGCATCGGTCATGGTCTCACCGTATCCCGTCCACTCGACGGACGGTCGTGCCAGAATCGGTCGATGCCCGCTCCCATCGAGGACTACGCCCTGCTCAGCGACTGCCGCACCGGCGTGCTCGTCTCGAAGGAGGGCAGTATCGACTGGCTCTGCCTTCCTCGCTTCGACGCGCCGTCGTTGTTCGGAGCCCTGCTCGGAGAGGCGAGCAACGGATGCTGGAGCCTGCGGCCGCTCGATGCCGCCGCGACCTCGCAGCGCCACTACGTGTCGGACACGTTCATCCTGGTCACCCGATGGGAGACGGCCGGCGGCATCGCAGAGGTGCAGGAGTTCATGCCGCTGCACTCCTCGCGCAGCGATGTCGTTCGCAGGATCGTCGGCATCGCGGGCCACGTCGAATTCGTCACCGAGCTGCGCCTGCACTTCGACTACTCCCGCAGGCTCCCGTGGGTGCGGCAGGTGGGCACGAGTGACGAGCCGGCGCTGCGCGCGACGGCCGGACCGGAAGCCGTGACCGTGCGCGGCGTGCGGCTCGTCGCGGAGGACCACCGGCACCGTGCGACGTTCACGGTCGCCGCGGAGGAGGTCCGTGACCTGACGCTCAGCTGGTTCCCCTCGCACGAGCACGCGCCGGCGGCACTCGACATCGACGACGCGATCGCCGCCACGCGATCCTGGTGGCAGGGGTGGGCGAGCGGGATCCAGCACGACGGCGCGTACCGCGGCGAGGTCGTGCGGTCTCTGCTGGTGCTGAGGGCACTGACGAACAAGGACACCGGTGGCATCGTGGCTGCGGCCACGACATCGCTTCCCGAAGACTTCGGCGGCTCGCGCAACTGGGACTACCGCTTCGTCTGGTTGCGGGACGCCGCCCTGACGCTCGAAGCCCTCATCGCTCACGGGTTCCTCACCGAGGCGCACCATTGGCGGCGGTGGCTGCTCCGAGCCGTGGCCGGTGAGCCGAACGAGGTGCAGATCATGTACGGGATCGCGGGAGAGCGCGACCTCATCGAACGAGAGCTCACGAGTCTGCCCGGCTATGGAGGTGCGGCCCCGGTGCGGATCGGCAACGGCGCGGTCGACCAGTACCAGGGCGACGTGATCGGCGAGGTGCTCGTCGCTCTGGAGGCGGCCCGGATCGCCGGCCTCGAGGAAGGGGACTTCTCCTGGCCCCTCCAGCGGGCGCTCATCGAGCAGGTGATCGCCTCGATCCAGCGTCCCGACAACGGCATCTGGGAGATCCGGGGCGAGCCGCAGTGGTTCACGCATTCGAGGGTCATGATGTGGGCGGCGCTTGACCGCGGCGTCCGGGCCGTGCAGGAGCATGGCCTCCCGGGCGACGCCGATCGATGGGCGGGCGTCCGTGACGGACTGCGGCGCGAGATCGACGAGCACGGAGTCGACGCGGACCACGGGTACTTCGTTCAGCACTACGGCTCGATCGAGGTGGATGCGTCGCTGCTCGTGCTGCCTCAGGTGGGGTTCTGCGACCCTGACGATCCGCGGATGCTGCGAACGGTGGAGCAGATCGAGCGCACCCTGCTCACCGACGGATTCCTCCGCCGCTACCGCACGGAGTCGGGTGTGGACGGGCTCGACGGCGATGAGCATCCCTTCATCGCGTGCAGCTTCTGGCTGGTCGAGCAGTATACGACGAGTGGCCGTGTCGACGAGGCGCGCGATCTGATGGAGCGGTTGATGGGGATGACGAACGACCTCGGACTGCTGTCGGAGGAGTACGACGTCGCGAACGCGCGGCAGGCCGGCAACACCCCGCAGGCGCTCTCGCACCTGAGTCTCATCCGCGCCGCCGACGCGCTCGCGGGCCACGGAGGTCGCGCCGCGCACCGTCGGTGATCCCGACCGATTTGGGGCCGGGGATGCCGTGGGGTACAGTTGTCGTAACCGAAGACCGCTGGTCATCGTCGTGTGCGCAAGCGCATGAGGATCGAAGCTCTGCTCAGCAGGGGCCCGCGCAGGACACGAACTTCTCAAAGCTCCGTGCGCTTGCGCCGGAGCTTTTCTGTTGCCAGCGGTCGGAACCGGCGCCTCACCTCCGTGGGGCGCCTCGTACACACCAAGGAGTGACCATGGCGCAGAAGGACGCATCGGTTGCCGAGCTCACGAAGTCATTCGAGAACTCGACTGCCGTTCTGCTGACCGAGTACCGCGGTCTGACGGTTGCCCAGCTCAAGGAGCTGCGCAACAGCATCCGTCAGGACGCTGAGTACGCCGTGGTGAAGAACACGCTGACCAAGATCGCCGCCAACAAGGCTGGCATCACCGCGCTGGACGACGACCTCAAGGGTCCGTCGGCCGTCGCGTTCGTGCACGGTGACTTCGTCGCCACTGCCAAGGCTCTTCGTGACTTCGCCAAGGCCAACCCGCTTCTCGTGATCAAGTCGGGCATCTTCGAGGGCAACGCCCTCACCGCCGACGAGGTCAACAAGTACGCCGCGCTCGAGAGCCGTGAGGTTCTGCTGGCGAAGGCTGCGGGCATGATGAAGGCCACGATGGGCAAGGCTGCCGCCACCATCGATGCTCTTCGCGAAAAGCTGGAGACCGCTGAGGCCGCGTGAGCGACCTGCGATCTCGTTCAACAAACCCATCTATCTAGGAGATACATCATGGCTAAGCTCACCACTGAGGAGCTGCTCGAGCAGTTCGCAGGCCTGACCCTCGTCGAGCTCAACGACTTCGTCAAGGCGTTCGAGGAGAAGTTCGAGGTCACCGCTGCTGCCCCCGTCGCCGTTGCAGGCGCAGGCGGCGGCGCTGCTGAAGAGGTTGAGGAGAAGGACTCCTTCGACGTCATCCTCGAGGCTGCCGGCGACAAGAAGATCCAGGTCATCAAGACCGTCCGCGAGCTCACCTCGCTCGGCCTCGGCGAGGCCAAGGCTGTCGTCGACGGTGCTCCCAAGGCCGTGCTCGAGGGCGCGAACAAGGAAGCCGCCGAGAAGGCAAAGGCTGCTCTCGAAGAGGCAGGCGCCACGGTTACCCTCAAGTAATCCGTTCCAGGTCGCGGCGCGTGCGCCTCGACCTGGATGCGTCTGAACGCTTCACGAAAGCCCCGGGTCCGCCCGGGGCTTTCGTGCGTCCGGGGCCGGTGAGAGGCCTCGCGAGCGAGGTCGCGGGTCAGCGTCGACCCGCGGTGGAACTGCGAACGACCAGGGCGGATGCTGTCACAGTGCGCTCTCGTGGCGAGTCCGGCTGGTCTATCTGCTGCCGCAGCAGCCGCACCGCCTCGTGCCCCTGCTCCCGTGGCGACTGCTTGATGGTGGTGAGCGCGAACATCTCGGCGTGCTCGTGGTCATCGACCCCGACGATGCTGAGTTCGGTGGGGACGGCGATCCCCAGGCGCCGGGCCGCGATCATCGCTCCGATCGCCGCCTCATCGCACACGCCGACGATCGCGGTGGGTCGCCCTCGGCGATCACCGAGCAGCTCGACGGCGGCGGCGTAGCCGCCGGGCATCGTCGGGCGCGCATCCGCGATCCTGGCGATCGCTTCGAGGCCCGCTGCAGCGAGTGCCTCGAGGTATCCCTCGACACGCTGGGCGTCGCCGAAGCTGAGGTCGTCCGGATCCGTGGAACCACCGACGAATGCGATGTCGGTGTGGCCGAGTTCGATGAGGTGCTCGGTGGCGATGCGAGCGGCGGCGACGTCATCGATGGACACCGCGCTCGACCCTTCGCTGTAGGGGCCGACACTGACGAGCGGCCGCTCTGAGCGATGCAGCCGCTCGAGCTCCTGCGCGCTGGGTTGGATGCCGACGGCGATGATCCCGTCGAACCGCCGGCCGGGCAGCACCGTGTCGAAGAGGCGCTCGCGGGTCTCGCTGCCTTCGCGGATGCCGTAGAGGGCGAGCTCGTAGTCGAGAGCGAACAGCGACTCCTGGATCCCGGCCAGCAGCTCGGAGAAGTACCAGCGGTCGACAGGAGGCATGATGACGCCGACGGTCTGCGTCCGCCCCGTGGCGAGGCTCGTCGCGGAGGAGTGGGCGACGTAGGCGAGTTCATCGGCGGCATCGGCGACCCTCTGACGGGTGCCGTCGGAGACGTATCCGCGTCCGCTGAGCGCTCGGCTCGCCGTCGCCTTCGACACGCCTGCGCGCGCCGCGACGTCCGCGATCGTGCTCATCGGTCCTCCTCGACCATGCCTTTCGACGCGAGTCCCCGCCTCCACGCCGATGAAAGCGTAACCGTTCAGCGGCGGGAAAGGAACCGGTTCCATACGAATTGCTCGGGAGCGCTCCCACGTCCGAGCATCGGACATCACGAAAGGTTGCGAGCTTGTGATCCTGGCTTATTGTGTCGCGGCGTGAGACCCCGGTAGGTTGTCCTGGAATCGGTTCCCGATTCTGCGCCGAGGGGCGGCGCAGGATGACGTGGGAACCGTGAAACTCGAAGAGGAGAATTCACATGGGTCTGTCACAGCGTTCCCGGCGTTACGCGCCAATCGCACTGCTGGGAGTCGCGGGCATCGCGCTCGCCGGCTGTGGTGCTCCCGGCGGCACGGACGGCGGGGGAGAAGGCGGTGGTGGCGGCGATAACTCCGTCACGATCTACGGCACGATCGTCGAGGGAGAAGCGGAACTCCTCGCGGAGTCCTGGGCGGACTTCGAAGAAGAGAACGACATCGAGATCAAGTACGAGGGCAGCCAGGACTTCGAGACTCAGCTCGGAACGCGCGCACAGGGCGGCAACCCGCCCGACATCGCGATCTTCCCGCAGCCCGGACTCTTCGCGGACTACGCCGCCCGCGACTTCCTGAAGCCAGCACCCGAAGCGGTCGAGGCGAACGCGAAGGAGTACTGGACGCAGGGGTGGGTCGACTTCGGCACCTACGAGGACGAGTTCTACGGCGCACCGCTCATGGCGAGCGTCAAGGGCTGGGTCTGGTACTCGCCCAAGAAGTTCGCCGAATGGGGTGTCGAGGAGCCGACGAGTTGGGAAGAGCTGCTCACGCTCACTCAGAAGATCCAGGAGACGAGTGGCAAGGCTCCGTGGTGCGCCGGCTTCGAGTCGGGCGTCGCGACGGGTTGGCCCGGAACAGACTGGATCGAGGACCTCGTGCTCCGCAACGCCGGAGCAGATGTCTACGACCAGTGGGTCAAGAACGAGATCCCGTTCACCGACCTGCAGATCAAGGAGGCGTTCGACGCGACGGGTGAACTCCTGCTCAACCCGGCCTACGTCAACGGCGGCTTCGGTGACGTGCGCTCGATCAACTCGACCGCATTCGGTGATGTCGCCCCGGCAGTCGCCAGCGGCGAGTGCGCGCTGACCCACCAGGCGTCCTTCCTCTCGGGCTTCTTCCCCGAGGGCACGGACATCTCCGAGGAGGGCGACGTCTGGGCCTTCCTGCTTCCGAGCCAGAGCGAGGACGAGACGTTCATCACCGGTGGTGGCGAGATCGTCGGCGCGTTCAGCGACGACGAGGCGACGCAGAAGGTGCTGGAGTACCTCTCGAGCCCCGAGTGGGCGGACAGCCGTCTCGCACTCGGCGGCGTGACCTCTGCGAACAAGGGCGTCGACATCGAAGCCGTCGAGAACCCGATCCTGCAGGAGTCGATCAAGCTGCTGCAGGACGACTCGGTGACGTTCCGCTTCGACGGATCCGACCAGATGCCCGGAGCCGTCGGCTCCGGAACCTTCTGGAAGGGCATGGTTGCCTGGATCAACGGGACCTCGACTGACGAGGTGCTGACCCAGATCGAGACCGGTTGGCCCTCCAGCTGATCGGATGAGGTGGGCCGCCCCGATGGGCGGCCCACCCTCTCTCGCACTCGGACCACGCATGGGCGCGCCGTCCGCTGATCAGCTCCGTCTCATGAAGGGGAATCCATGAACGCGACTGTGTTCTTCCAATGGATCGGGTCTCTGCCCCCGATCGTCCAAGCTCTCGCCGTCGTCCTCGCCTTCGCGGTGGTCGTCGTCGTCATCTTGCTGCTCGTCGACATCGCGCCGCGAAAGGGCGCGCTCTACACCGGCATTCGCCTCGCGATGTGCCTCCTCATCCCGTTCGCGGTGATGTGGTTCTTCAACTCGTACTACTGGGCGATGGGAGTGGCAGTCGCCGTGGGAGCGCTGTTCTTCTTCCTCGACTACCGATCCCGCGACGGAGCGGGATACCTGATCCAGCTCGTCGCCTTCATGGCGCCGGCGATGCTGCTGCTGGTGGCAGGACTAATCCTTCCGTCGATCCAGACCGTCTACGCGTCATTCTGGAACTCGACCGGCAGCGACTTCGTCGGCTTCTCGAACTACCTCTGGATCTTCACGCAGTCCGACGGCGTCACCTCGGTGGTGAACACGATCGTCTGGGTGCTGCTGGTTCCGACGCTCTCGACGATGGTCGGTCTGGCCTACGCGGTCTTCATCGACAAGACCCGCGGCGAGAAGATCTACAAGCTGCTGGTCTTCATGCCGATGGCGATCTCGTTCGTCGGCGCGAGCATCATCTGGCGTTTCGTGTATGCCTATCGCGGTCCGGAGTTCGAGCAGATCGGTCTGCTCAACCAGATCCTGGTCTGGTTCGGCGGAGAGCCGCAGCAGTTCCTGCTGAACGGTCCGTGGAACAACCTGGCGCTGATCGTCGTGCTGATCTGGGTGCAGACCGGGTTCGCGATGGTCGTCCTCTCGGCATCCATCAAGGGCGTGCCCACCGAGCTTCTCGAAGCGGCCGAGCTTGACGGCGCGAACGCCTGGGAGCGATTCCGCTCGGTGACGATCCCGTCGATCCGACCGGCGCTGATCGTCGTGCTGACCACGATCTCGATCGCCTCGCTGAAGGTGTTCGACATCGTGCGAACCATGACCGGTGGCAACTACGGCACATCCGTGCTCGCGAACGAGATGTACACGCAGTTCTCCAAGTTCGAGGCGGGTCGCAGCGCTGCGCTCTCCGTCATCCTGTTCATCCTGGTGCTCCCGATCGTCATCTACAACGCGCGCCAGATCAAGAAGCAGCGGGAGATCCGATGACCGACACCGTGAACTCAGACACCGGCCAGAGCACCAGGGCGATCACGACCGCCGGACGCTTCGAAGCGTCGGCAGGCCGTGCACGCAAGCGGCTCAGCCGCCCGTGGGCGACGGTCGCATCGATCGTCATCGCCGTGGTGTGGACCATCCCGACGCTCGGACTGTTCATCTCGTCGTTCCGTGAGAGGGATGCGATCGAGACCACCGGGTGGTGGACGTTCTTCACCAATCCACAGTTCACCATCGACAACTACGTGGCGGTGCTGCAGTCGGGCACCACGCAGCTGACGATCCTGGAGTCCTTCTTCAACTCGATCGTGATCACGATCCCGGCCACGCTCATCCCGCTGATGATCGCGGCGATGGCGGCGTACGCGTTCTCGTGGATCGACTTCAAGGGACGCAACGCGCTGTTCATCTTCGTGTTCGCACTGCAGATCGTGCCGATCCAGATGGCGCTGGTGCCGCTGCTGTCATCGTTCTCGCGGGGGATCAACCTGTTCGGCGTGCAGGTGACGCAGGGACTCGACGCCTCCGGCGGCTATGCGCAGGTGTGGATCGCCCACACCATGTTCGCGCTGCCGCTGGCGATCTACCTGCTGCACAACTTCATGTCGGAGATCCCCGGCGAGATCATCGAAGCCGCGCGCGTCGACGGTGCATCCCGCGGCCAGATCTTCTTCAGGATCGTGCTGCCGCTGACGATGCCGGCGATCGCGTCGGTGGCGATCTTCCAGTTCCTGTGGGTATGGAACGACCTGCTCGTCGCCCTGGTGTTCGCCGACGGCGCCGCCTCGCCGATCACCAAGGTGCTCGCCGAGATCACCGGCCGCGGTGAGGGCTGGTACCTCCTGACTGCAGGTGCGTTCGTGTCGATCATCGTCCCGCTGATCGTGTTCTTCTCGCTCCAGCGGTACTTCGTGCGAGGACTCCTGGCGGGTTCCACGAAGGGCTGATCGGCTCCGTACGACAGGTCGAGCACACGATGCCGCGATCGGGCGCAACACAGCCCCGGTCGCGGCATCGTCGCACGTACGCTGTGAACATGAAGTACGCAGACTCCATCGTCGACCTCGTCGGCGACACGCCCCTCGTGAAGCTCCAGCACGTCACCGAGGGCGTCGCGTGCACCGTGCTGGTGAAGCTGGAGTACCTCAACCCCGGCGGTTCCGCGAAGGATCGCATCGCCTCGAGGATCATCGATGCCGCCGAGGCCTCGGGCGACCTGAAGCCGGGCGGCACCATCGTGGAGCCCACGAGCGGGAACACCGGCGTCGGCCTCGCACTGGTCGCCCAGCAGCGCGGATACAAGTGCGTCTTCGTGCTGCCCGACAAGGTCGGGGAGGACAAGATCGACGTGCTGCGGGCATACGGTGCCGAGGTGGTCGTGACGCCGACCTCGGTCGCGGCAGAGAGCCCGGAGTCGTACTACAGCGTCAGCGATCGGCTCGCCCGCGAGATCCCCGGGGCGTTCAAGCCGAACCAGTACGAGAATCCGAACGGACCCCGCAGCCACTACGAGACCACCGGTCCCGAGATCTGGCGCGACACCGACGGACTGATCACGCACTTCGTCGCCGGCGTCGGCACCGGGGGCACGATCACGGGCACCGGTCGCTATCTGCGTGAGGTGTCGGAAGATCGCGTGCGCATCGTGGGAGTCGACCCGGTGGGCAGCGTCTACAGCGGTGGCACGGGACGCCCGTATCTGGTCGAGGGGGTCGGCGAGGACATCTGGCCCGGCGCCTACGATCCGAGGGTTCCGCATGAGATCGTCGCGGTCGACGACGCGGAGTCGTTCGCGATGACCCGGCGACTCGCTCGTGAAGAGGGAATCCTCGTCGGCGGCTCCAGCGGCATGGCCGTGGTCGGCGCGCTGCGGGTCGCTCGCGACCTGCCGGCGGATGCTGTGATGGTGGTGCTGCTGCCGGACGGCGGACGCGGCTACCTCAGCAAGATCTTCAACGACGGCTGGATGCGCTCCTACGGCTTCAGCGAGGTCGAGGAGGGCGAGACGGTGGCCGACGTGCTGGCCGCCCGCACCGCCCGGCTGGGGGAGGGGATCCCCGATCTGGTGCACGCGCACCCGACCGACACCGTGCTCGAGGCCATCGGCATGATGACCGAATACGACGTCTCGCAGCTGGTGGTGCTGAGCGCGGAGCCGCCCGTGATGATGGGCGAGGTCATCGGCACGGTCGACGAGAAGGGTCTGCTCGACCTGCTGTTCCGCGGCGACGCCAAACCGGCGGATGCCGTGGGAGCACACGTGGGGGAGCGGCTGCCGCTTCTCGGCATCCATGCCCCTCTCGCGCAGGCGAGGGCCGCTCTGGCCGACGCCGACGCGCTGCTCGTCACGCTCGACGGCAAGCCGCACACCGTGCTCACCCGGCAGGATCTGCTCTCGTACCTCTCGCGCTGACGCCCGGCGTAACAGGGCCAGCCGACCTCCCCGGGGCGGACGTAGGCTGAGGAGCATGTCAGAGCATGCCTTCGCCACCCGAGCCATCCACGCCGGTCAGGCACCCGACCCGACCACGGGGTCGATCATCCCGCCGATCTATCAGGCGTCCACCCATGTGCAGGACGGCATCGGCGGGTTCCGCGACGGCTACGAGTACAACCGCGCAGGCAACCCGACGCGCTCCTCGCTCGAGACGCAGCTCGCGGCGCTCGAGGGCGGCGCGAACGCCCTGTCGTTCGCCTCGGGGCTCGCAGCAGAGGACGCGCTGCTGCGCGGCATCCTGAAGCCCGGCGACCATGTCGTGCTCGGCAACGACGTCTACGGCGGCACCTACCGCCTGTTCGCCCGCGTACTCGCACCGTGGGGGATCGAGTTCTCGACGGTCGAACTGTCCGACGTCGACGCGGTGCGCGCGGCGATCCGCCCCGAGACGAAGATCGTCTGGGTCGAGACACCCAGCAACCCGCTGCTGAAGATCGTCGACATCGCGCTCGTCGCCGAGATCGCGCACGCCGCCGGTGCCATCGCGGTCGTCGACAACACCTTCGCCTCTCCGGCACTGCAGCAGCCGCTCTCGCTCGGCGCCGACCTCGTCGTGCACTCCACGACGAAGTATCTCGGCGGACACTCCGACGTCCTCGGCGGCGCGGTGGTGTTCGGAGACGACCGCTTCTTCGAGCAGGTCAAGTTCCAGCAGTTCGCCGTGGGCGCGGTCTCTGCCCCGCTCGACGCCTGGCTCACGACCCGCGGCATCAAGACGCTCGCGGTGCGGGTGCGCCAGCACTCCGAGAACGCACAGGCCATCGCCGAGTGGGCCACGGCGCGCCCCGAGTTCGCGACCGTGTACTACCCGGGGCTCGCCTCGCACCCGGGGCACGACATCGCCGCAGGGCAGATGAGCGGCTTCGGCGGGATGCTGTCGCTCGGACTGTCGGCGGGTGCGGATGCCGCCAAGGCGTTCGCCGAGTCGACCGAGCTCTTCCAGCTCGCCGAGTCCCTCGGCGGCGTCGAGTCGCTGATCGGCTATCCGCCGGACATGACCCACGCCTCGGTGAGAGGAACCGCGCTCGCCGTGCCCGAGAACGTGGTGCGCCTGTCGGTGGGCATCGAGGGCGTCGACGACCTCATCGCCGATCTCGAGCAGGGACTCGCGCGCCTCCGCTGATCGCAGGTCGTCGGTCGGCGGTCGGCGGTCGGAGGTCTGTCCGCCGGGTCCGCCGTCCGCCGAGGTCGGCGGTCGCGGGGCGCGGATCACCATACGGGCGCTGGCTCAGAAGACGAATGCATGCGGAGACCGCGCGTTTCGGCATCCATCCGTCCTCGCGGCATGCGGGTGTGCGCCAGCGGGCTGTAACATGGACTCTTCGCCCGATTCGAATCGATTCGACAGCGTTCGCCGATTCGGTGGCCCTTGCGACGCGAACACATCCCTCGAGCGCCCCCTCCTCGAACACGCCCCTAGAACTCCGGAAGGACCGTCGTGCCCGACGCTCCACGCACTGATTCCATCTCGACGACCCCCGCGCCCGAGCGGACGGCGACGGGCAGCATCCGCATCCCGTCGGCGACGGGGGCGATCCGCACCCTCGGGTCGAACCCCGCCACGGCCCCGATCATGCTGCACCCCGGCGACTCGATCTCGAACGGCCGCCGCGCACTGTACATCGTGCTGCTCGGTGCTCTCACCGCGCTCGGACCCTTCACGATCGACCTGTACCTGCCTGCCTTCCCGGTGCTCGAGCAGGACTTCGAGACCACGGCCGCCGCCATCCAGTTGACCCTGACCGGCACGATGATCGGGTTCGCACTGGGCCAGCTCGTGGTGGGCCCGCTCAGCGACAAGGTGGGTCGGCGCATTCCGCTGATCATCGTGACCGCGCTTCATGTGCTGGCCAGCGTCGCCGCCGCATACGCCCCGACCCTTCCGCTGCTCAGCGGCGCCCGCGTGCTCATGGGAGTGGGAGCCGCCGCAGGT is a genomic window containing:
- a CDS encoding cystathionine beta-synthase, with protein sequence MKYADSIVDLVGDTPLVKLQHVTEGVACTVLVKLEYLNPGGSAKDRIASRIIDAAEASGDLKPGGTIVEPTSGNTGVGLALVAQQRGYKCVFVLPDKVGEDKIDVLRAYGAEVVVTPTSVAAESPESYYSVSDRLAREIPGAFKPNQYENPNGPRSHYETTGPEIWRDTDGLITHFVAGVGTGGTITGTGRYLREVSEDRVRIVGVDPVGSVYSGGTGRPYLVEGVGEDIWPGAYDPRVPHEIVAVDDAESFAMTRRLAREEGILVGGSSGMAVVGALRVARDLPADAVMVVLLPDGGRGYLSKIFNDGWMRSYGFSEVEEGETVADVLAARTARLGEGIPDLVHAHPTDTVLEAIGMMTEYDVSQLVVLSAEPPVMMGEVIGTVDEKGLLDLLFRGDAKPADAVGAHVGERLPLLGIHAPLAQARAALADADALLVTLDGKPHTVLTRQDLLSYLSR
- a CDS encoding carbohydrate ABC transporter permease, with the translated sequence MTDTVNSDTGQSTRAITTAGRFEASAGRARKRLSRPWATVASIVIAVVWTIPTLGLFISSFRERDAIETTGWWTFFTNPQFTIDNYVAVLQSGTTQLTILESFFNSIVITIPATLIPLMIAAMAAYAFSWIDFKGRNALFIFVFALQIVPIQMALVPLLSSFSRGINLFGVQVTQGLDASGGYAQVWIAHTMFALPLAIYLLHNFMSEIPGEIIEAARVDGASRGQIFFRIVLPLTMPAIASVAIFQFLWVWNDLLVALVFADGAASPITKVLAEITGRGEGWYLLTAGAFVSIIVPLIVFFSLQRYFVRGLLAGSTKG
- a CDS encoding ABC transporter substrate-binding protein, with translation MGLSQRSRRYAPIALLGVAGIALAGCGAPGGTDGGGEGGGGGDNSVTIYGTIVEGEAELLAESWADFEEENDIEIKYEGSQDFETQLGTRAQGGNPPDIAIFPQPGLFADYAARDFLKPAPEAVEANAKEYWTQGWVDFGTYEDEFYGAPLMASVKGWVWYSPKKFAEWGVEEPTSWEELLTLTQKIQETSGKAPWCAGFESGVATGWPGTDWIEDLVLRNAGADVYDQWVKNEIPFTDLQIKEAFDATGELLLNPAYVNGGFGDVRSINSTAFGDVAPAVASGECALTHQASFLSGFFPEGTDISEEGDVWAFLLPSQSEDETFITGGGEIVGAFSDDEATQKVLEYLSSPEWADSRLALGGVTSANKGVDIEAVENPILQESIKLLQDDSVTFRFDGSDQMPGAVGSGTFWKGMVAWINGTSTDEVLTQIETGWPSS
- a CDS encoding cystathionine gamma-synthase, with translation MSEHAFATRAIHAGQAPDPTTGSIIPPIYQASTHVQDGIGGFRDGYEYNRAGNPTRSSLETQLAALEGGANALSFASGLAAEDALLRGILKPGDHVVLGNDVYGGTYRLFARVLAPWGIEFSTVELSDVDAVRAAIRPETKIVWVETPSNPLLKIVDIALVAEIAHAAGAIAVVDNTFASPALQQPLSLGADLVVHSTTKYLGGHSDVLGGAVVFGDDRFFEQVKFQQFAVGAVSAPLDAWLTTRGIKTLAVRVRQHSENAQAIAEWATARPEFATVYYPGLASHPGHDIAAGQMSGFGGMLSLGLSAGADAAKAFAESTELFQLAESLGGVESLIGYPPDMTHASVRGTALAVPENVVRLSVGIEGVDDLIADLEQGLARLR
- a CDS encoding carbohydrate ABC transporter permease, yielding MNATVFFQWIGSLPPIVQALAVVLAFAVVVVVILLLVDIAPRKGALYTGIRLAMCLLIPFAVMWFFNSYYWAMGVAVAVGALFFFLDYRSRDGAGYLIQLVAFMAPAMLLLVAGLILPSIQTVYASFWNSTGSDFVGFSNYLWIFTQSDGVTSVVNTIVWVLLVPTLSTMVGLAYAVFIDKTRGEKIYKLLVFMPMAISFVGASIIWRFVYAYRGPEFEQIGLLNQILVWFGGEPQQFLLNGPWNNLALIVVLIWVQTGFAMVVLSASIKGVPTELLEAAELDGANAWERFRSVTIPSIRPALIVVLTTISIASLKVFDIVRTMTGGNYGTSVLANEMYTQFSKFEAGRSAALSVILFILVLPIVIYNARQIKKQREIR